ATCCGACACGTCAGCGAAGCGCAGATTCCCCAGTGGCTCAAGAAACTGGCCTGTCGGTCCCAGAGACGCCATCACGAAGCACTCATCGCCGGCAGCGTGTCTGGCAAGTGATACGCCGGCGGCGTTCAGTTCGGCCGCGCGGTTCTCCAGTCCGTAGCACGCAAGTTTGATCCGTGTGCCCCCGAAGGTGTTGGTGGAAATCATGTCCGATCCTGCCTCTACATAGGCGGTGCACACATGCTTCACCGCGTCGGGATGCTCGACATTCCACAACTCGGGGCATTCACCTGCGTCCATTCCGTGCCGTTGCAGCATGGTACCCATCGCGCCGTCGGCCAGCACCGGGCCTCCCAAGATCGCTTCGAGAAAACGAATACTGCTCATTCGTTCAGTCCATCCTTCTTATCTGACTGTGTCTCCCGCTGTCCAGCCGTGTGTCTTGCCATCGCGAGTTGAGCCAGTAGCAGCGAGATACATGCCTCGGCGCCTTGATTCTCGTTGACCCCAGACGGATTGATCCCGTCTCTGCAGCCGCCGGTCTCCGGGTCGTAAACCGATCTTCCTGACCGATTCTTGCCGAAGAACCAGTCGTAGCTGGTACGCGCCGAATCCAAGTACTCCGGTGCGTCCAGGATCGAGTAAGCGGCGGTGAGGGCATGTACCGAGTAGCCCGCATCTATGCTCTGTTGATCGTACCATGGGCGGTCCCCGCCCTTCTGGTACCAACCGTCGTTACCGATGATCTCGAGTCGGCCCCCAACCACCGTGGTCTCAATCAGGAAGTCAAGAGTCCGCCTGCCCACATCGAGATACCCTTTGTCGTCGGTGGCACTTCCCGCCATCAGCATACTGAGTGGGAGCACGGCATTACCGTAGGTCATGTACGGCTCGAACCAATGCCACCGGTCGTCCGAGTACTCTCTGACCTGAAAAGCGAGTCTGTCGGCAAGCGCGCGGACTTGGTTCTGTATGCCCTCGTCATGCTCGACCCTAAGGTACTCGCACAGGCCGATCAGGGAGTATGCGATCGCGCGAGGGCTGGTCAG
This window of the Armatimonadota bacterium genome carries:
- a CDS encoding glycosyltransferase → MTTHPPLSLRYLKSMTDDTGILQHGVFSIPNRRLGYTTDDNARALLVAVRGYELTHSADALELARKYLSFVHHAQNPQYRFSNIMTYQRSFLDADGTEDCLGRCMWGCGVAASARIPESMSTVAKKIIRAAAPHVGDLTSPRAIAYSLIGLCEYLRVEHDEGIQNQVRALADRLAFQVREYSDDRWHWFEPYMTYGNAVLPLSMLMAGSATDDKGYLDVGRRTLDFLIETTVVGGRLEIIGNDGWYQKGGDRPWYDQQSIDAGYSVHALTAAYSILDAPEYLDSARTSYDWFFGKNRSGRSVYDPETGGCRDGINPSGVNENQGAEACISLLLAQLAMARHTAGQRETQSDKKDGLNE